From the Jilunia laotingensis genome, the window ACAGGCGCTGTTTCTGCTGAATTCACATCCTATTTGGAGGATAGTAAATGGGGGGAAGACTCAAATATCGAAATAAAAGGATACGTGGCCTCGGATCAGGATGGTATAAAGAACTGGCGAATGTATGGTTATTCCAAGCCCTTTTTGGGACTTTTATCGGAATATGAAATACAGGAAGAGGATTATTTTATTTTAGCTTTGGGCAATGCAAAGGTCAAGAGGGGGATTGTCGATATTATTTCCAGTAAAGGAGGAAAGTTCCTTAATCTAATCCACCCCACTTCAACAATTGCTAAAACAGCGACATTGGGTATCGGGAACATAGTATCTCCCTTCGTCATGATTGGTCCTAATGTCAAAATTGGCAATTTTAACTTGTTGACATCCCAAAGCATTGTTAGCCATGACTCGGTAGTGGGAGATTATAATTTCTTTGCGACGGCATTGCTTTGTGGGCATACGACAGTGGGCGATGATAACTATATGGGTATCCGGGCTACGACAGTGCCGGAAATTAGCATTGGAGACAGGAATAAAATTCAGGCCGGTATGATTTTGGATAAAAATGTAGGTGATGACTCGACCGTATTTTACAGGTATAAGGAAAAGCTCCTGGCTATTCCCCAATAATAAAAACGATCGTTTTTGATAGGCAGAGAGATGTTACTGAGAAAAGCATGTAATATTTTGAAGTGGCTTTTCGTCCCCTTTTATGTCTGGAGAAAAAAAGTTTGATAGACAATATTCTTAAAAATCACATATCATATTATGGACAAACGAATTTATCTTTGCCTGGCTCACATGAGCGGCAAGGAGCAAGATTATATCAAGGAAGCTTTTGATACCAATTGGGTGGTTCCACTCGGCCCCAATGTGAATGCTTTCGAGGAAGAATTGAAACATTTTGTAGGACAAAATAAAGAAGTGGTCGCTTTATCAGCGGGTACGGCAGCAATCCATTTAGGATTAATTCAGCTCGGTGTAGAAGCTGGTGACGAGGTGATTTGCCAGTCGTTCACCTTCTGTGCGTCGGCTAATCCGGTAACTTACCTGGGAGCTGTCCCGGTATTCGTGGACAGCGAGGAAGATACCTGGAATATGGATCCTGCCTTATTGGAGGAAGCGATAAAAGATCGAATTGAGAAGACGGGCAAGAAGCCCAAGGCAATTGTTCCTGTGCATCTTTACGGGATGCCTGCCAAGATTGATGAGATCTGCGCCATCGCAGCGAAATACGATATTCCTGTACTGGAGGATGCTGCCGAAGCTTTAGGCTCTGAATTTGAGGGCCGTAAGTGCGGCACCTTCGGTAAATTCGGTGCCTTGTCGTTTAATGGCAACAAGATGATCACTACCTCGGGAGGCGGGGCACTTGTAACGGAAGACGAAGCCTCTAAGAGAGAGACCATGTTTTATGCCACCCAGGCCCGTGAAGCCTTCCCTTACTATGAACATCAAAAGATCGGTTATAATTACCGGATGAGCAATATTTGCGCAGGCATCGGTTGTGGTCAAATGACGGTGTTAGACGAGCATGTCGCCCACCACCGCCATGTACACGCCTTGTATGAGAAAGGATTTGCTGACGTGGATGGGATTTCCTTGAAGTCGAACCCCGACAGTCGTTTCAATGCAAATTACTGGTTGTGTACCATCCTGATCGACCCGGAAAAGACTGGTACTAATTATGAGGAAGTCCGTCTCAAGTTGGATGGGAAAGGCATCGAAACACGTCCTTTATGGAAGCCTATGCATTTGCAGCCCGTCTACGCACAGAATCCGTGTTATGTAAACGGTGTCTCCGAGAAGTTGTTCGACATGGGCTTATGTATCCCAGCCGGACCTTGTGTGACCGACGGGGATGTGGAGTATATTGTAGAGCAGATAAAAAGGTGCTGTAATGGGTGATGCACTCATAATCATAAATTTGAGATAAGGAGTTGGGAATAATATAAACAACAACGTTTTTATTAAATCAAGTGGGCGGATATAAAGATGATTCTTATATTCGCCTTTTTCTTTATGTAGGGACATTCAGTAAATGTCTTTAAAAACATAAAATGGCATATGAAGATGCTTTGTTCATATCATCTCATATGCCATTTTTATTATCTATTTTTTCTCTCTGACCTAAAATCTTCTCCTTTTGGGCACGATGTTCCGGAAGAAGCCTGAGACTTCTTCTAATAGATTCTTTATACTTATGTTATGCAGCTTTCTTCTGTCCGTTTTTGATTTTATCAATCATCAATATTGCGTTTGCCGTATGTATCCCAAAGAAAATCCACAGGATTTCTGTTTTCCTGTTCCGTGCTTTGATTTTCGATAGCGAATAATGCTGTTTTTGTGTACCGAAACTGCCTTCAAGCCTGGTGGCTCTTTCCCTCGAGAGTTCACTCCTGAGAGCCTTCCTCACCGCCTCGTCCTTTGCAGCTCTTCCCTTGCGTACAAAGGAGGTTGATATCCCATATTTTGTACAGAACTTCCTGTTGGCATTATTGGCGTATATGGAATCGGCGGCCACACATCTGACCCTCACATTCATCAGTTTCTGATGCATATGGATACAATCCTTCAGACGTATGCCCTCATTGAATGCCTTGAAAGAGACGTGCTCGATGAATGAGATTCCATCTATCTGTATGTTATTAACCTTTGCACCGAACTCTACAGATTTTACTTCCTTACCTCTTACGATAGGGTGTACGTAATGACGGTCAATACTGACAATACGGTCACTGACCTTCCTGCCTTCAAAGAGTTTCTTTTCCTGTACAAGGACCTTGCTGATTATGGAAAGCCGTTTCTGATAATCCTGTGTATATTTGAGTAAAGAGCCGTGTTCTCTGTGAATGTCATCCCGTTGTATGATGAGTTTTTCCAGGAGTCTGATCATGCGACGCTTCAGCATTCTTGTCCTCGAAGCCTTCCTCTTTCTTTTCTTGCAATAGGATAGATAGGATACCGCAACATCCGCATATTTGTTACGGGGACGCCTTATGCCGAGTTTCCCACAATGCATGCAGACATGCCGGTAGAGCCATTCGATGCTTTCCCAAAGGAGCTTCATGTCCGTAGGGAAACGCATATGACTTTCATAACATGTGGCATCGGTCATACACACGTGAAGGTTCTCAAGATAAGGCTTCCAGTGTGAGGCAAGGATTTTCTGAAGGGAGTCGATGTCAAGACGGGATGCAACCTCATTACGGATAGCGCTGATTATCTTGTAGTTGGTTATGGGGCAGGACGGGTCTATCATGATACCGCAAAACAGCTGATAATGTATGTTTCCGTTAAGATGTTCTACCAGCAGCCTGTCAGAGAATCCGGTATAAGCCTTCAGTACCATAAGGGCTATCTTCGCGGAAGGACTGAAACAGTTCCTGCGACCCAAGCGGGATTGTGAAAGGCCTGTCTCTTTGGCTATACTCTCGAACGGAAACACGGAATGAAGACTGCCAAGTTCACTCGCATGAAAACTCTTACGATATTTTTCCAGAATATCGAATTCTGGAAACCCTAAAGTAGGGTGAATTTCTGAAATATTTTGTATCTTCGCCATATCTTAGTGTGGATATTTCCCCCGTTTTGGCCGGCAAACCGTATTTTAGGGGGAATACCTAAAGATACAAAAAAGCCAACTAATTCGCAATACTTTTAGTATGAATTAGTTGGCTAATTTTATAGGATTTACTGAATATCCCTATGTATGTGCTTGGCGAACCCAGTGTCTCATCAATAGTTCTTTTCTCTACTTTTGCTGGTTTGTTGGAAAAACGGTTCCTTTTTATAATTATTCACTTGCAGGAGTCTAATCTTTCTCTCGCACATATCCGTCCGTCAAAGTTTTCATAAATGCCACCAAAGCTTCCTCTTCATCAACGGTCAACTTCAAATCTCCTAACTCGTCTTTATTTACCGTTGCCGTATACTCGGCAGGGGGAAATTCGTTACTTACATCACGGACATTATAAAAATGAACAATCTCTTCTAGAGTCTTGAAATAACCATTATGGCCATAAGGTGCTGTCAACTCCACATTACGTAGTGTAGGCACACGAAATTTTCCATTTTCCTCGGCTTTATTCACAATGGCTCCCAATCCGAGATCAATGGAATCGGATGTCAATAGAAAATATTCGGCAGGAACATTATAATGGGGATTCTCCGGATTTTTGGGAATGCCTAAATTATCGTAAGTATGATCTGTAAAAAGCGTTCGGTGGGCACGCACATCACGGTCAAGAATATGACACTCGGCACAAAGTCCTTTGTTTTGGAAAAGTTCAAGCCCCAGCTTTTCCTGCTTGGTCATAGTATAATTGCCTTTTTTATACGCATCATATTTTGAAGAAAAAGAATTCACCTTTTTAGAAGACTGATAGGCAGCCAAGGCATCTGTGATATAAAAATACATGGAATCTGCATTTTCACTCTCGCCATAGATTCGGATAAACTCAGAATAATAGGGAGTACGCTTCACCTTATCCACCACCATACATTTATTGTGATTGCCCATCTCGACCGGGTTCAGAAAAGGAATAGCTGCTTGAGAGTGTAACGAAGGCGAGCGTCCATCCCAAAATAAGCCACCGACATAGGTACCTTCACTTTCGTCATAATATAAATCCGGAACATACATTGAATAAGAAATAGTCATTGCGTTCCTTTGCGAATAAAGCCCTTTTACAGCCCCTTCGGAAACGGGGCGGGAATCGACATCAGTAAATGCTTTTTCAAGTGTATGACAAGTGGCACATGATTGACCGGCAGGTTCGGAGAGGGATGTATCATGAAACAGTTGTTCACCCAATAACTCTTTTCTCTTTCGCATATTTCCCGAATCATGGATACAGGAAATTAAACCGAACGAACCCAACAATAATACGCAGAATAACAGTTTGTGCTTCATAATACAGAGATTTTGTTAATTGAATACAAAATAAATGATTTATTTTGAACTATACAAAAACAAGAAATAGAAATTAAGCAAAGAAGCCATTAATAATAGAAGAAAGACAAATTCTTTCCTTTTTCAGATGAAATGAGAAGAACAGCAACCGTTTATCTGAAAAGTGCAAAAGTGACAATTTGTATTTATAAAGCATTGACAATGCCATATATTCGTCCCGTTACACATCTACTCTCAAAAAATCGATTGTAGGGCAATCAGCTTTTTATAATTAGTAAGGAAAGCAAGAGAAATTAGAGCATTGTATTCGACTTATGTCATTTATCCGTCACAATCAATAGAAACAAGCATGATACACCATCGTTTTATTATATTCTACAACTCTTCCCAAAGGATGTAAATAGAGAAAAGAGAGCGTCAAAAATGGCTTTTTTTACCAAACAGAAGGCTTTTTGATGAAAGATAGTTACATCATTCGATAGAAAAGGGAATATCTCCTATTGAAAAAGGGATTATCATCCGATGAAAATGCTTATTTCATAGGATGGAAAAGGCAGTCTCAACTGATGATAAAGGTTATTTGACCTCATCGCAAAGCCAGTTTACTTAGTTCAGAGTATAAAAATGGGGCAATTTCCTCCTGTTTCACCTCTTCTGTGAAACATAGTAGTAACTAAAAAGTCAAGAAGGAGAGCAAATAGACATTTTAATAGCATTTTTCATAGATTATTGCACAAATCTGTTGATGTGTTACTTATTAAACCGTTTCAAATCTTTCTTTTCAAACACCCATTCAGGCGTATAGAGTTTACCGGTTGCCTTGGAAGACAGTTCATACCAAGGAGACAATAAAGAGTTTGCCGGATTCACCAAGATATGTATTTGCTGGGCAGGCATATAACTTTGCGCCAATAAATAGACCTTCTTCCGGGTCTCCGGATTTACAGCGACATCCATTACGATCACCGCGTGCCCCGGAGAGCCACCGTGAATAAACACATCTCCCGGTGAAAGAGCGGCATATGGTACTGTAGTAAGCTCCTTCGACAATGATGCCGTACCGGCATACATGAATACCATATCCAAATATTTGCGGAACGATTTGTAAGAATAATCACGGCAGCCGGTAGTATACCATTCTACCCTATTCCCACTTACACGAATGCGATTTCCTTCTGCCCATGTTTTATATTCGGCCGGAAAACCATTCGTAAAATTAAACTTTATCTCATCGTACCTTTTCTGGCTCCAAAGATATTCAGCCCGAAGACGTATCACCGCATCCGCACATTGCTGCAAATCCCTATTGCCAATTTCCATATCAACTACTGCATAAGCAGCAGCCTGGTTCTTTTTCAATTGCCCA encodes:
- a CDS encoding cytochrome-c peroxidase — its product is MMKHKLLFCVLLLGSFGLISCIHDSGNMRKRKELLGEQLFHDTSLSEPAGQSCATCHTLEKAFTDVDSRPVSEGAVKGLYSQRNAMTISYSMYVPDLYYDESEGTYVGGLFWDGRSPSLHSQAAIPFLNPVEMGNHNKCMVVDKVKRTPYYSEFIRIYGESENADSMYFYITDALAAYQSSKKVNSFSSKYDAYKKGNYTMTKQEKLGLELFQNKGLCAECHILDRDVRAHRTLFTDHTYDNLGIPKNPENPHYNVPAEYFLLTSDSIDLGLGAIVNKAEENGKFRVPTLRNVELTAPYGHNGYFKTLEEIVHFYNVRDVSNEFPPAEYTATVNKDELGDLKLTVDEEEALVAFMKTLTDGYVREKD
- a CDS encoding transposase codes for the protein MAKIQNISEIHPTLGFPEFDILEKYRKSFHASELGSLHSVFPFESIAKETGLSQSRLGRRNCFSPSAKIALMVLKAYTGFSDRLLVEHLNGNIHYQLFCGIMIDPSCPITNYKIISAIRNEVASRLDIDSLQKILASHWKPYLENLHVCMTDATCYESHMRFPTDMKLLWESIEWLYRHVCMHCGKLGIRRPRNKYADVAVSYLSYCKKRKRKASRTRMLKRRMIRLLEKLIIQRDDIHREHGSLLKYTQDYQKRLSIISKVLVQEKKLFEGRKVSDRIVSIDRHYVHPIVRGKEVKSVEFGAKVNNIQIDGISFIEHVSFKAFNEGIRLKDCIHMHQKLMNVRVRCVAADSIYANNANRKFCTKYGISTSFVRKGRAAKDEAVRKALRSELSRERATRLEGSFGTQKQHYSLSKIKARNRKTEILWIFFGIHTANAILMIDKIKNGQKKAA
- a CDS encoding acetyltransferase; translation: METKKIIFFGTGAVSAEFTSYLEDSKWGEDSNIEIKGYVASDQDGIKNWRMYGYSKPFLGLLSEYEIQEEDYFILALGNAKVKRGIVDIISSKGGKFLNLIHPTSTIAKTATLGIGNIVSPFVMIGPNVKIGNFNLLTSQSIVSHDSVVGDYNFFATALLCGHTTVGDDNYMGIRATTVPEISIGDRNKIQAGMILDKNVGDDSTVFYRYKEKLLAIPQ
- a CDS encoding DUF4846 domain-containing protein, giving the protein MKRQSFICILFFLSGLSLYGQSIESRIAPPAGYVREKCPANSFDTYLRSLPLLPEGNKVHLYNGQLKKNQAAAYAVVDMEIGNRDLQQCADAVIRLRAEYLWSQKRYDEIKFNFTNGFPAEYKTWAEGNRIRVSGNRVEWYTTGCRDYSYKSFRKYLDMVFMYAGTASLSKELTTVPYAALSPGDVFIHGGSPGHAVIVMDVAVNPETRKKVYLLAQSYMPAQQIHILVNPANSLLSPWYELSSKATGKLYTPEWVFEKKDLKRFNK
- a CDS encoding aminotransferase class I/II-fold pyridoxal phosphate-dependent enzyme; protein product: MDKRIYLCLAHMSGKEQDYIKEAFDTNWVVPLGPNVNAFEEELKHFVGQNKEVVALSAGTAAIHLGLIQLGVEAGDEVICQSFTFCASANPVTYLGAVPVFVDSEEDTWNMDPALLEEAIKDRIEKTGKKPKAIVPVHLYGMPAKIDEICAIAAKYDIPVLEDAAEALGSEFEGRKCGTFGKFGALSFNGNKMITTSGGGALVTEDEASKRETMFYATQAREAFPYYEHQKIGYNYRMSNICAGIGCGQMTVLDEHVAHHRHVHALYEKGFADVDGISLKSNPDSRFNANYWLCTILIDPEKTGTNYEEVRLKLDGKGIETRPLWKPMHLQPVYAQNPCYVNGVSEKLFDMGLCIPAGPCVTDGDVEYIVEQIKRCCNG